The genomic region ATAGAACTATAAGGTTAGATCTTGTCCAATTCTAAGTGGCTGGTACAAGTCTAACACGAATATGATAGTAGAAACATACCACACACTAACAGTGAtaacaaaaatacatgtaaaatttaactattaaataatTAGATATGAACAAAATATGGTTGAGACAATGGTTTTCTAGAATTCTCCCACTTATTTCAAATACCTTGCAAAAGCATAAAGGGAATATTAGCATCTAAGTATTAAGGACTATGAGGCCATTATATTTATTACACCATCTAATGTTATTTGTGCTTACATGcttcatcaaatcatctaaaacaatcaccaaagagtcatcattttcaatcatcatccactatcctccaccatgtgatgagaaaaatggtatTGTGCATCTATATGCTTCATTTATACACAAAAAATTGGGTTTTGGCCAAGCTAATGACACCTTGACTCTCACATTGAGTTTAAACTATTGCTTGAATAAGGCCAACAATTCAACAAAAACTCTAAAACCAACTCACCTCCTTACAGGCATTACTAATTGTCATGTACTATACCTCTACAATGGATAAATGACTACAACCCATCACTTGCTCATTCAAGTAATAGAAACACTAAATAGGCTAAAGAAATAGCCACtagtagatattttatgatctacaTCTCCTGTCAAATCTAAGTCAACAATCCCTTGTGAGTAATCACCATAGTAGAAGATATAATAATTTATAGTGTTCTGCATTCACCTTAAGTCTCTCTTAATTGTTGTTCAATGCTCTATGCCAATATTAGCCATATAATAATCCCAAGGCTCCCATTACATCACCAATGTCTAGCTTTATgtaaaatataacataaattagAATATGAAGTAGACTAGTGTAAGGAACATGCAATATATACTCTACATTTAACGGTGAAGACGTATATATTACTTAACTAATAACTTAGTACCCAAGAAAATAGAAACATTTACTAGCATATAATTCtgcatactaaaatattacaacaCAAATTCAACATACTTAGTCTATCCCAATCAAACATTtcttatttctctctcttttcaatGCCTAGGATGCATATAGGAACCCCTAATTGTTTATGTTGAAATGTATTGAAATTTTATATACCATATCTCTAATCATCCATTCATTGTTACCAAATATCAACAAATGATCTATGCATAAATTGATAAAAAGAGATTGATTACCATcataaagtttaatttttaataattaaatagttGCTAAGGGGCCCAACGCCCAATACAGTAGAAAGTAAAGTCTATAAACAACATAACACAAAAAATAGGGGAAAAAAGAAACAATTATCGGCACCCCGATGACTACCATCTAGTACATAAAACCAACCCCACCAAAACCAAAGTCCAATATCTGACCAACTATATAGGCAACCAACATAATTAGGAAATACACTAGATTATAATACATAGCATATGAATTAAActtttgaaaccataattttggagATCATTGGACACCATATAAGTATTGCTTCAATTTATATGCTAATGAAACCTTGCCTTTTACCACATAGTAGTTGTTAGGCGTTATTCTTTTTCCTACAaatattatttaatctttctttggtttattaggagtggttaatgtgAATAAACATGGAAAAATACATAATCTACATGTACCACTTTCTAACACATGAGTAATTGAGTCACACACtcccttttggcttgttgtgcctccTTCCATAACCACGAGTTTGTTCTTACCTTTAGTAGGTTATAGGGTAATTaattttctcaccctcttttggcttttaTGCCACTAATTATAACTTCTTTTCTATCTTCACTTAAGGAGGTTATgctacatattttgacatttatcaAGTAGGTAAAACTTCCCATATTTTATGGGTAGTAGGAGTTAATGCACCTATTGGTAGCTTGGTGAGCGTATGAAGAGTattctcaagttctcttgcattgtctatattgttctttcATTTAAGATTTTGGCTCTACTATTTGATATTCGATTATCTATTAACTGTAGTTGCACATGATCTAGGTCAGACACGAGATTCTAGCCCAATTGTCACTTCCCAAAGAATCTAACATGGTACTAGAACTTGTTGTCTAGTACAGTTAATTTTAATATCTGGTTTTTATAGATTTGAGACTAACTGATAGCTATAATATTAAAAAACCAAGTATTCTCTTCTCCTACATCCTTGCATAGCCCTAATAATAAGTACAActtaacaaaagaataagcatccctATAATCTACTTTGCATAGTTATATTCTTGGGAGGTTTGCGTGATTGTAGCATTTAGGTAATTTTGGCAgaattttcaacatttccaaagCATCCAAAAGGTTGGATAAAGTCACAATTgacttttttttcaaaaacatcaaaGCTTGGAGGACAAAATTAGAAATCAAATGTTAAAATTTAAAAACTTTTACAGGAGCCATTTTAAATTTTGCATTAGAAACTCATTTTTCAGTCActagaaagaaaaaatatttttggcatgCAAAAACCATTTTTAATAAGTTTGGCACCTTCCCTAATTTCAATCTATGTTCTCCTACTCCTATTTCCATACATCAATATATATCCATCCTTATCTATATCCTACCTATATTTATATTCATGCATTCCCATTATTTTTTGTCCTATATTTGCATACATTTACCCATGACCATTGTATTATATATCTTTTTACAACGGACCATTTTTGTAGCATTGAGGATTGATCTTGCTTGGCTTGAATTttaaggaaaaataaatttgtttcaaattttaaaattctccTCTTTCCTCATAGTCATTGGGAGTTGAGTTTGTAAAACATGGAATTATCTAGCAGGGCTTCAAATTTAAAGACATTAATTGACCATTAAGCAATCATTGACTTATTCGTATATAGAATGAACTTATGAACATTTTCATTTGGAACTTTAAATAGAATAAAAATATTGTATCAAAATCAACATCTAAGTATCTTTATCACAATCAAAAAACTATTCTAATTAAGGGAGTAGGAGAACATGACCATTGATTATTTCACTATCTTTATGATGTAGTTATAAATATACCAAGTCCTTAATAATCAATGAGGAGTATAGAATCTAGcaaatcaaagagaaaaagtatatATTGTGATAGATAAGGTCTAGAGTTACAAATTAGACatgtataatataaaattaatctaCAATCACATAATTAACTTAAAAGGTTAATAATTCCACATGCAAGTGAATATATTTAGTTGCGTCGTATACAATTACACCGGGTGTGTTCATAGTTTCAAGAAACATTTGCATAAATTAGTTTTTTGAATTACTGGTATGAACATAAATTCAACTATTTCCTATCTATATATTGCAGTTCTTGTGAGATTTACCTAAGAAATGTTTTTAAGTGACAATCGAGATAATATAAACAAACACTGGGTTGACGTTCTACCACTAcacttcaaatttgagaaaaatattATTCGATATTTTCCATATATTCGTCTTTAGTGAAAGATGACAAGAGAGTCTCGGCAAACAAAACTAAAATAACTAAGAAGCCTCATTCCGTGTGCTCATGCTTGCAAAGTAACAGAATTGAGGGATTCCTAAGAATTTGTCTATAATGCACGCATTTGGTCTAACAGCTGGAACCTTTTCTGCAGGTGAGAACACCCGAACTTGCAGTGATAGAGCCCACAATAGAGGAAGGTCTTGCCGCCATACTCGAAGCTTTGGCATAGCTTGAGGATTCTTTAGCCCCTGATGCTGTGAAGAATGCCCCATTTAACATAAGATCTCCCACTGATCTCCAGTTGCCTTCTGTTGAATCTTGGTGCTTTGTAACCTGCACATTACCCATACTATAACTAGACTACAACCGTTGAATACCAAAGATATAAGAGACATGAGTTGTACAGGTCTTTTACCTCCTTGTGGAATCGATAATCAAGAGCAAGGAATCTGTTGCCTTGGCTGTTAATGGTGGGGTTTGCACTTCCCCCGATTGCATACATTTCCCAGTGGGTGTAATCATTGTTCACCACATGAAAGTATCCATGTCGACATCTGCATCATAACGTTAATATCTTAAAGACTTGAGCAAATAAACTTCAGCAAGCTGTATATTCGTGGTCTTTGTGCAAGGAATACAGTTTGTTACAAAATTCTATTCACACCTGGGCATACgttgaacaagcccttctccaaagtGGTTGAAAGCAACTGTTACTTGCATTTTGACGTCCTCGGTGTAGGCGTCCCTGTGTCCTAGGAGCATCACCTGGAAAAAGCCAATAAATATTGGACTTGAGAAATAGCGTTCTATCGACAATTTAATAAATACTCACATTTTTTTCGTTCAAGTCAAGTAATAGGCTTTTAATACCCTACCCTAAAATCCTCGGATAAAAAATACAATTGTGAAACCTAATTTCAAAGAAAAGTATATTTATGGAAGACCAAAAAAGCAGTTTTGAGCACCTTGTCATGGTGAGTGAAAAAGCTGTTTGAAATGGTTATAGCAGTGGAACCCATGATGGCGTCGATCAATCCATCTGCGCAACTTGACAATGAACAGTGGTCAACCCAAATTGCGCTTGATCCAAAGATGGAAATCCCATCTCCATCACTCTTGGTTCTAAACCCATAATGTGTCGGGGAGCTCCTAACATTTGTGTTTCCCGCAGGTTTACAGTCGTGGATATGAACTCCATGAATGATAATATTGGTCACATACTGAATTGTAATGCAAGCTCCATTTGCTATATGAACATTGGCACCTCTACCATCAATAGTCTTATAACTGTTCATGATAAGCTCCTCCTTGAGCTGAATAACCATATCTTTTTGGAAAATAATCCAGAGAGGTTCGGTTTGAATAACAGCGTGCCGCAGAGTGCCAGGTCGAGGATTGACCGGGTCATCGTCATTTGGATCTGTAACTATATAAAATCTGCCATTCTTACCTCCAATGGCGTTTTTGCCAAATCCGATGGCACAATCAGCCAGTCTCTTTCGGTTGTTAACCCAGTTAGGATCACAACGCCAACAGTCATCGATGGGGTTCCCCGTTTCGCACGAGCTCAGCTTTCTTTTCGAATTATTTAAACTCCTGCACAATAGTTCTTGAAGTAAATAATCTCAACTGTCTGTAATATATGCTAGCTATAAAAAAATGCGAGGACTTTGAAATTCTCTTAATTGAACTGACTTAAATATCTTTTCTGTAGTGAATTTTCTTTCATTGAATCTGTCTCAACGACGACAATTGTTAATTATCCAATGGCATGATGATATGGGTGATAGAAATTTGTTCTATAACTGCTGCATACCAACTACAGTTACAAGAATAGTATTATAGAAATTACAGTGAAGAAAACGTCGAGGAACAGCATAAGAATAAATAGAACATTTATAATAAACCTTGTCATTTAAGATTTCATACTAATGTACTAAATTCAATAAGATATTGGATTTCATTTCTATACTACCATAAATAAATTCTCTAAAATTTCTAAATCATCTGAAAGGCGAAATGGTTACCTTTCTACCATTTGAACTACAAGCTCCGGCTTCTCAACATGATATTTATCACTATTCTCAGCCTTAGTCATATTGGAGGGGGTTCTTATTGATTCCACCATTACTAACTTGATGAAAAAGAcagcaagaagaagaaacaatggCTGTAAGGCTTGTCTGCTCGCCATTTTGGATAGGAGAAAACCTGCAATGGTTGTATTACATGCTATGGCTTTGGGCTATCTTATATACAAAATCATCATGTGCAAAATCTGTAGAGAAGGGGGAATCTTGACCCCGACGTTTGAAAAATTGTTGTGTGCACGTTATCTCCGTGCGATTATTACGGTGGTAATGCACATGACTATAGCGCTTGACTCATAAACAATAGTGAGTAATGATGTGATAGAGCATTCCTCCAACGTTTCTTAGAATGTTTACTCCGACGTTTTTCTGAATTGAGAGTTTTCTCC from Cryptomeria japonica chromosome 3, Sugi_1.0, whole genome shotgun sequence harbors:
- the LOC131049435 gene encoding probable pectate lyase 18 encodes the protein MASRQALQPLFLLLAVFFIKLVMVESIRTPSNMTKAENSDKYHVEKPELVVQMVERSLNNSKRKLSSCETGNPIDDCWRCDPNWVNNRKRLADCAIGFGKNAIGGKNGRFYIVTDPNDDDPVNPRPGTLRHAVIQTEPLWIIFQKDMVIQLKEELIMNSYKTIDGRGANVHIANGACITIQYVTNIIIHGVHIHDCKPAGNTNVRSSPTHYGFRTKSDGDGISIFGSSAIWVDHCSLSSCADGLIDAIMGSTAITISNSFFTHHDKVMLLGHRDAYTEDVKMQVTVAFNHFGEGLVQRMPRCRHGYFHVVNNDYTHWEMYAIGGSANPTINSQGNRFLALDYRFHKEVTKHQDSTEGNWRSVGDLMLNGAFFTASGAKESSSYAKASSMAARPSSIVGSITASSGVLTCRKGSSC